A region of the Kaistia geumhonensis genome:
GATAGGCTTCGATTCCGAGGATCCGGTCCTCGCGGCATCCGTTCCGGCGAAGCTGCTGGACGTCTATCTCGATGAACGCGCGACCATCGAAAGGCGCCGCTTCGAGCAGATCGAGGACTTCGTCGAGAAGCGCATCGCGGAGCAGCGGCTACGGGCGAACGAGGCGCGCGAGGCGGTGAGACGCTATCGCGAAACCGTCGGGCCGGTCTCCAACGAGGCCCAGGCGGCCCAGTTCAAGGCGGTGGAGGACCTTTCCGCACGGCTGAAGCAACTGGCAGCCGAGCGCGAGCAGGTCCGCGGCATGATCATCGCCCTCACGTCGCCGGATATCGAATCGGCGCTCGGAAAATACGAGCTTCCCGAGCCCCTCGCAGCCACCTTCCGCGACGTGGACATGCAGCAACGGGCTCTCGACCAGCTGCTGAAGGTCTATGGCGAAAACGCGGACGAGGTCGTCGAGACGCGGGCCAAGCTCTTGTCGCTGCGTTCGGTGTTCTCGGCCGAGGTCGATCACCACGTGCAGGTTCTCAGGACCAGGCTCGATGTGCTCGAGAGCGAGCGGCAGTCCGTGACCGAGGAACTGGCCGTTGCCGAGGACCGCCTGACCCGCTCGGCGCAGGCGCAGACCGAACTCGAGAGCCTGCTGGCGAAGGCGGAGACGGAGCAGAGTGCGCTCGACGCGATCGAGCAGCAGCGTCGGTCGCTGGCGGACCGCTCCGCCATGCCGGTATCGGATGTCATCGAGGTGCTGTCGCCGGCCGCCGTTCCACTGGCTCCCCAGGGGCGCGGGCGGCTTTTCTATCTGGTCGCCGCCTTCTGCGCCGCGCTCGCCGCGTCCCTTACCGTCGCCCTCCTGCGCGAGATGCTCGACGGCAGTGTCCGCAGCCAGGACCAGCTTGCGGCCATCCCCGGGCTCGTGCCCGCCGGCCTCCTTCCAGTCATGCCGGGACACCGGCGCCGGCGCGGGCAGGCTCCAGCGATACGCGGCGTCTTCGGCGAGTCGATCCGGGCCGTCCTCGTGTCGCTCTGGCAGGCGAATGGGGGTGAATTCCCCGAGAGCATCCTCGTTACCTCGGCGCTCGATCACGAAGGCAAATCCTTCGTGGCACGGGCGCTGGCGCTGGAACTGGTGGCGGCGGGCAAGCCCGTTCTGCTCGTGGACGGCGATCTGACGCGCGGCGACCTCGGGGCGTCGTTCGGGGCCGGAACGAAGCCCGGGCTCAACGAGCTGTTTTCCGGACGTTCGGATCTCGCGGGCGTCGTCCACCGCGACGATGTCACCGGAGTCGACGTCATTCCGCGCGGTGCGCATGGCATGCAGCCGCGTCATCACCTGCCGGATCTCGAAGGAATTCTCCGCTTCGCGCGCGCACGGGGGCAGGTGGTGATCGTCGACAGCGCCCCGGTGCTGGCGTCCACCGACAGCATCTTCCTCGCGCAGCAGATCGATCGAACCGTGATGGTCATCCGCTGGGGCCGGACGCCGCTGCGGACCGTCGAGGTCGCGGCATCTCGCCTGAGGGAAGCCAATCGCCACCCGGCATTGACCGTACTCAACATGGTCAATCCCCGCCGATATCGTCTCTACGGCTTCAAGGACGCGGCGATCTTCTCCCATTCGCTCGCCAAGTATCATCCGGCATAGGCAGGGAAGGCGCCTCGTCGTTCAAGAGTCGCATCCCCCGCGCGCCCGTCTCATTCCGCCCGCGGCTCTTCGCGCCGTCTCATCCTGCATCGCCGTTCACTGAGGAGAGGCGAACGGCGATCTCGGTGCGATTCTTCGCATGGATCGCCTTCATGATGTTGCGGACGTGAACCTTGACCGTGCTCTCGCGCATGTTGAGCTCGTGCGCGATCGTCTTGTTGCTCTTCCCCTGTCGCAGCAACGCGATCACGGCCTGCTGGCGGTCCGTGAACAGCGACAGCGGCCAGACGATCCCCTTCTCCCTGTCGCTCGTGCGGCGATAATCGGAAAGGCTGTTG
Encoded here:
- a CDS encoding GumC family protein, with translation MMIRSSPGTSLVIGERDDTPPDIASEMERMVARGSTDRVIRELGLFDRAEFNPSLREESLTDRVRTLARQLIDRGVSREPAALGTDTMEAVVQRYYRALALRRDGLSNVVQIGFDSEDPVLAASVPAKLLDVYLDERATIERRRFEQIEDFVEKRIAEQRLRANEAREAVRRYRETVGPVSNEAQAAQFKAVEDLSARLKQLAAEREQVRGMIIALTSPDIESALGKYELPEPLAATFRDVDMQQRALDQLLKVYGENADEVVETRAKLLSLRSVFSAEVDHHVQVLRTRLDVLESERQSVTEELAVAEDRLTRSAQAQTELESLLAKAETEQSALDAIEQQRRSLADRSAMPVSDVIEVLSPAAVPLAPQGRGRLFYLVAAFCAALAASLTVALLREMLDGSVRSQDQLAAIPGLVPAGLLPVMPGHRRRRGQAPAIRGVFGESIRAVLVSLWQANGGEFPESILVTSALDHEGKSFVARALALELVAAGKPVLLVDGDLTRGDLGASFGAGTKPGLNELFSGRSDLAGVVHRDDVTGVDVIPRGAHGMQPRHHLPDLEGILRFARARGQVVIVDSAPVLASTDSIFLAQQIDRTVMVIRWGRTPLRTVEVAASRLREANRHPALTVLNMVNPRRYRLYGFKDAAIFSHSLAKYHPA